The genomic stretch CACCGCACTCTTCCAGAAATACGGTCCGAGCTCGGCGCGGAAGCGGCTCTGGTCCGGCGAGCCGCGCGCCAGGCCCGGTGAACCCTGCGCACCTCCTGCTCTCCAGACATCCATCAAGAGTTCATTCAGACGAGAGGAATCCGCCTGCGTGGGAGTCTTTGCGACGCGCTCAGAATTTTCCAATTCCTTCAGCCAGGCACCCAGGACTGCGAGTGTCGTTGCGAAAGCCGAAGACGACTCAGAAGCCAGGAGATGGAGAGGGTTCAAGGCTTATATCTATCTACCGTGGGGCGGCACGGTGCACGGAGGGGGAGATTCCGAGTCCAGATTGTGTCAGAATTCCCGAACCATGCCATCGCTCAATAGCCAGGAATGCACGCAGCGGATGGGACTCGCGCCGGAAACCGCCACCGTGCGAGGACTCATCTTCAATGCGGTCTTCAAGTTGGTGGAGCAGCATCGTGGAGCCCTCGCGGCCACGGAGTTGAGAGCGCGGATAGCGAAGAAACCGCTGGTGGATTTCTTCTCGTACCCGGCGCGCGACTTCCTCCAGGTGCTCTTCGAGGCGGGTGAGCTGCTCACGCCCCAGTATGGCTCCTCGGAAGCGGCCATCCGGGCCTGTGGCGCGGCGGCGGTCGGTGGGTTCTTCCAATCCGGAGTGGGCCGGACGTTGACCACCATCATCGGGCAGGGAGACCCCAAGCGGCTCTTCTCCAGCGCGCCCACGGCCTACTCCACGGCCGTGAGTTATGGCCAACGCAAGTTCAGCGTGTTGGGCGAGCGGCGCGTGAGCCTGCACTTCAAGGGCGACATGCAACCGGTGGAGTTCCACCAGGGCCTGCTGGAGGCGGCGCTCCAGGGCGTGGGCTGCCCGGGCCAGGTGCAGGTGCGCCGGATGGGCATGGATGAAGCGGAGTACTTCATCGAGTGGTGAGGCTCGCGCCGCGCGCTCACGCCCGGGGGTGCGCGGCGTCGTAGACGGCCTGGAGCTGCTCCCAGCTCACGTGCGTATAGCGCTGGGTGGTGGACAGGCTCGCGTGGCCGAGCAGCTCCTGGATGCTGCGGATGTCCGCCCCGCCGCCGAGCAGGTGCGTGGCGAACGAGTGGCGCAGCGCGTGGGGGCTCACCTTGCGCTGCAGCGCGCATCGCAGCACGTACGCGTCCAGGTGCCGCGCGATGCTGCGGGGCGTGAGCCGGCCCCCGCGGTAGTTGAGGAACACCGCCTCCGCGTCCTGCCCCGCGTGCGGCACCGCGAGCAGCTCGCCCCGGCGCGCCAGGTAAGCCTCCAGCGCGCGGATGGACTGCGCGTTCACCGGGCACAGGCGCTCCTTGCTGCCCTTGCCCATCACCCGGATGATGCGCTCGCTCCGGTCCACGTCCAGCAGGTTCAGCCCGCACAGCTCGCTGATGCGCAGGCCGCCGCCGTAGAGGATCTCCAGGATGGCCCGGTCGCGCAGCCCCAGCACCGTGTCCTGGGGAGGCATCTCGAGGATGGCGAACAGCTCCTCCACCGGCAGCACCTTGGGCAGCTTCTTGGGCTGCTTGGGGCTCTTCACCAGCTTGGCGGGGCTGCCCGGCAGGAGCTTCTGGCGCACCAGGAACTTGTAGAAGCTCTTGATGCTCGCGAGCCGGCGCGCACGGCTGGCGGGCGCGTGCTCCACCGCCAGTGTCCCCAGGTAGCCGCGGATGGCGGCGTGCGAGGCGGACAGGAGCGAGAGCTTCGCGCGCTCGACGAGGTAGCGCTCGAAGTCCACCAGGTCGATGAAGTAGTTGCGCACCGTGTGCGGACTGGCGCCCTTCTCCTCGACGAGGTGGACGCGGAACTTCTCCAGCAGGGGCGACAGCGGCGCGGTGCTCATGGGAGGCCCCAGCCTAGACGCGGCCGGGCCTCCCG from Cystobacter ferrugineus encodes the following:
- a CDS encoding TIGR02265 family protein; translated protein: MPSLNSQECTQRMGLAPETATVRGLIFNAVFKLVEQHRGALAATELRARIAKKPLVDFFSYPARDFLQVLFEAGELLTPQYGSSEAAIRACGAAAVGGFFQSGVGRTLTTIIGQGDPKRLFSSAPTAYSTAVSYGQRKFSVLGERRVSLHFKGDMQPVEFHQGLLEAALQGVGCPGQVQVRRMGMDEAEYFIEW
- a CDS encoding tyrosine recombinase XerC, translated to MSTAPLSPLLEKFRVHLVEEKGASPHTVRNYFIDLVDFERYLVERAKLSLLSASHAAIRGYLGTLAVEHAPASRARRLASIKSFYKFLVRQKLLPGSPAKLVKSPKQPKKLPKVLPVEELFAILEMPPQDTVLGLRDRAILEILYGGGLRISELCGLNLLDVDRSERIIRVMGKGSKERLCPVNAQSIRALEAYLARRGELLAVPHAGQDAEAVFLNYRGGRLTPRSIARHLDAYVLRCALQRKVSPHALRHSFATHLLGGGADIRSIQELLGHASLSTTQRYTHVSWEQLQAVYDAAHPRA